A region from the uncultured Holophaga sp. genome encodes:
- a CDS encoding tetratricopeptide repeat protein: protein MTQLTNLILAAALSIGLPALHAGDDPRALMLQARGLQRLGQPEGLRNAAGLYRRAIELVPGSGEAYLRLSECLSELGETEGALSAARKAVLLAPRNGEAWGHLGVLCHNLARGRKDFLERAREALSRATTLLPQDIELWWRLGEVCQSLQDGKGAVQAWVRLGRLHPTAQFQGRSLEDYAWENAAEGAERLKLYEPRREAIMALATPLDASPRHLKMLEDLAREQAEQGFLGHAEESFLLLQSHLPEEPGVWENIALVRLRTNDFKGAMESLDHAEALRHRPRNSYYRALCLMNLGRFPEAGKGLQALLAPPATEPEAILASTRELLVTCDLLEDQPDQALERIKSWNAEAQDRPRIQSVAFVARVRRRDYKEAWQILLAGREKHWDQEVFGLLQSCPPAFFSRSSPRRAEKKVLRQLEREMTASYWSYFQQWQKCLAALEEAQNIAPARGVEALILKSNAQDQLGSWQEAMKTLREAQAIRPDMPLLQNNLGYLILEHGGSLDEASALIQSAMKQSPDDASILDSWGLVLFRMGRLQEAETTLRKAAELNPFEPETRQHLGEVLLKLGREEDALEQWERALAHAFPGRRELEGRVRDLRVQIGKRNGRANPEADESTEDPEEDLP, encoded by the coding sequence GTGACCCAGCTGACAAATCTGATCCTGGCCGCCGCCCTCTCCATCGGCCTTCCTGCCCTTCACGCTGGGGATGATCCAAGGGCTCTGATGCTGCAGGCCCGAGGTCTCCAACGGCTGGGCCAGCCAGAGGGGCTCCGGAATGCCGCAGGGCTCTACCGAAGGGCCATCGAGCTGGTCCCGGGCAGCGGGGAAGCGTACCTGCGCCTCTCTGAGTGCCTCAGCGAACTGGGCGAGACCGAGGGCGCCCTGAGCGCGGCCCGGAAGGCGGTTCTGCTCGCTCCCCGGAATGGCGAGGCCTGGGGACACCTGGGCGTGCTCTGCCACAACCTTGCCCGAGGGCGGAAGGACTTCCTGGAGCGGGCGAGGGAGGCTCTGTCCCGGGCCACCACCCTGCTCCCCCAGGACATCGAACTGTGGTGGAGGCTCGGAGAAGTCTGCCAGAGCCTCCAGGATGGCAAAGGGGCCGTCCAGGCCTGGGTGCGTCTGGGGCGCCTCCACCCCACTGCCCAGTTCCAGGGCCGATCCCTGGAGGACTACGCATGGGAGAACGCCGCCGAGGGAGCGGAGCGCCTGAAGCTCTATGAGCCCCGCCGCGAAGCCATCATGGCCCTGGCCACGCCTCTGGACGCCTCCCCACGCCACCTCAAGATGCTCGAGGACCTGGCCCGGGAGCAGGCCGAGCAGGGATTCCTCGGACATGCAGAGGAGAGCTTCCTCCTGCTGCAGTCGCACCTCCCGGAGGAACCGGGGGTCTGGGAGAACATCGCCCTGGTCCGGCTCCGCACCAACGACTTCAAGGGAGCCATGGAGAGCCTCGATCATGCCGAGGCCCTCAGGCACCGCCCGAGGAACAGCTACTACCGGGCCCTCTGCCTCATGAACCTGGGCCGCTTCCCGGAAGCCGGGAAGGGGCTGCAGGCCCTGCTGGCTCCTCCGGCGACGGAGCCTGAGGCCATCCTGGCTTCGACCCGGGAGCTCCTGGTGACCTGCGATCTCCTGGAGGATCAGCCCGACCAGGCGCTGGAGCGCATCAAGAGCTGGAACGCAGAGGCCCAGGACCGGCCCCGGATCCAGTCCGTGGCCTTTGTGGCCCGGGTCCGCAGGAGAGACTACAAAGAGGCCTGGCAGATCCTCCTCGCGGGGCGGGAGAAGCACTGGGATCAGGAGGTCTTCGGACTCCTCCAGTCCTGCCCTCCGGCCTTCTTCAGCCGCAGCTCCCCCCGGAGAGCCGAGAAGAAGGTGCTCCGCCAGCTCGAACGGGAGATGACGGCCAGCTACTGGTCCTACTTCCAACAGTGGCAGAAGTGTCTGGCCGCCCTGGAGGAGGCCCAGAACATCGCCCCGGCCCGTGGCGTAGAGGCCCTGATCCTCAAGTCCAATGCCCAGGATCAGTTGGGCTCCTGGCAGGAGGCCATGAAGACCCTTCGGGAGGCTCAGGCCATCCGCCCCGACATGCCCCTCCTCCAGAACAACCTCGGCTACCTCATCCTCGAACACGGGGGCAGCCTGGACGAGGCCTCAGCCCTGATCCAGTCGGCCATGAAGCAGTCACCGGATGACGCCTCCATCCTGGACAGCTGGGGCCTGGTTCTCTTCCGGATGGGGCGGCTCCAGGAAGCCGAGACAACCCTCCGGAAGGCCGCCGAGCTCAACCCCTTCGAGCCCGAGACCCGTCAGCACCTCGGCGAGGTCCTCCTCAAGCTGGGGCGTGAGGAGGACGCCCTCGAACAGTGGGAGCGGGCCCTGGCCCACGCCTTCCCCGGCCGCAGGGAACTGGAGGGCCGAGTGCGGGATCTCCGCGTCCAGATCGGAAAACGGAACGGTCGCGCAAACCCCGAGGCCGATGAGAGCACTGAAGATCCAGAGGAGGATCTGCCTTGA
- a CDS encoding formate--tetrahydrofolate ligase — MKSDVEIAQAATMLPITQVAAEIGLTEDDIELYGKYKAKVSLKVWDRIKDRPNGKLVLVSAINPTPAGEGKTTTTVGLGDAFHKLGRKTVIALREPSLGPCFGVKGGAAGGGYSQVVPMEDINLHFTGDIHAVTTAHNLLAAAIDNHIHHGNALGIDLRRITWRRVMDLNDRAVRQTIVALGGKANGMPRETGFDITVASELMAILCLASDLDDFKARVNRIVVGYTHADQPVTVADLKVAGAVTALFKDAIKPNIVQTLEGTPAFVHGGPFANIAHGCNTLMASKFALKLGDVLVTEAGFGADLGAEKFMDIKCRFAGFEPDAVVLVATVRALKMHGGVAKADLGLENLEALKKGLANLQKHIENVQGFGIAPVVAVNVFPTDTQAELDCLVECCNGIGAEVSISEVWAKGGEGGLDLAKKVEAAFARKGQFKFLYDAALPIKEKIHAIATKIYGADGVDYSPAASKMIDQLTAMGFDKTPICMAKTQYSFSDDATKLGRPSGFRITVREIRASIGAGFVVAIAGEIMTMPGLPKKPTAEVIDIDNEGRITGLF; from the coding sequence ATGAAGAGCGATGTGGAAATCGCCCAGGCAGCGACCATGCTGCCCATCACCCAGGTGGCAGCCGAGATCGGCCTGACCGAGGATGACATCGAGCTCTACGGCAAGTACAAGGCCAAGGTCTCCCTCAAGGTCTGGGACCGGATCAAGGACCGCCCCAATGGCAAGCTCGTCCTGGTCTCCGCCATCAACCCCACTCCCGCGGGCGAGGGCAAGACCACCACCACGGTGGGACTGGGCGATGCCTTCCACAAGCTGGGCAGGAAGACCGTCATCGCCCTGCGGGAGCCCTCCCTGGGCCCCTGTTTCGGTGTGAAGGGCGGCGCCGCCGGCGGCGGCTACTCCCAGGTGGTCCCCATGGAGGACATCAATCTCCACTTCACGGGTGACATCCACGCCGTGACCACGGCCCACAATCTGCTGGCCGCGGCCATCGACAACCACATCCACCATGGCAACGCCCTGGGCATCGACCTGCGCCGCATCACCTGGCGCCGGGTCATGGACCTCAATGACCGTGCCGTGCGTCAGACCATCGTGGCCCTGGGCGGCAAGGCCAATGGCATGCCCCGGGAGACCGGCTTCGATATCACCGTGGCCTCTGAGCTCATGGCCATCCTCTGCCTGGCCTCCGACCTGGATGACTTCAAGGCCAGGGTGAACCGGATCGTCGTGGGTTACACTCACGCGGACCAGCCCGTGACCGTGGCCGATCTCAAGGTGGCCGGGGCCGTGACCGCCCTCTTCAAGGACGCCATCAAACCCAACATTGTCCAGACCCTGGAGGGCACCCCTGCCTTTGTCCATGGCGGACCTTTCGCCAACATCGCCCACGGTTGCAACACCCTCATGGCCTCCAAGTTCGCCCTCAAGCTGGGGGATGTGCTGGTGACGGAGGCGGGTTTCGGTGCCGATCTGGGGGCCGAGAAGTTCATGGACATCAAGTGCCGCTTCGCCGGCTTTGAGCCCGATGCCGTGGTGCTTGTGGCCACGGTTCGCGCCCTCAAGATGCATGGTGGCGTGGCCAAGGCCGACCTGGGCCTGGAGAACCTGGAGGCCCTCAAGAAGGGCCTGGCCAATCTCCAGAAGCACATCGAGAATGTCCAGGGCTTCGGCATCGCCCCCGTGGTGGCCGTCAACGTCTTCCCCACCGACACCCAGGCTGAGCTGGACTGCCTGGTGGAGTGCTGCAACGGCATCGGCGCCGAGGTCTCCATCTCGGAGGTCTGGGCCAAGGGTGGCGAGGGCGGTCTGGACCTCGCGAAGAAGGTGGAAGCGGCTTTCGCCAGAAAGGGGCAGTTCAAGTTCCTCTACGACGCCGCGCTCCCCATCAAGGAGAAGATCCACGCCATCGCGACGAAGATCTACGGCGCGGATGGGGTGGACTACAGCCCTGCGGCCTCGAAGATGATCGACCAGCTCACCGCCATGGGCTTCGACAAGACCCCCATCTGCATGGCCAAGACCCAGTACAGCTTCAGTGATGACGCCACCAAGCTGGGGCGTCCATCGGGCTTCAGGATCACAGTGCGGGAGATCCGCGCCTCCATCGGCGCCGGTTTTGTCGTGGCCATCGCCGGCGAGATCATGACCATGCCCGGGCTGCCCAAGAAGCCCACCGCCGAGGTCATTGACATCGACAATGAGGGCCGCATCACCGGGCTCTTCTAG
- the folD gene encoding bifunctional methylenetetrahydrofolate dehydrogenase/methenyltetrahydrofolate cyclohydrolase FolD: protein MAAKILDGKAIAAQLGEQVRERVQAFRAEFGVTPMLTVVIVGEDPASKVYVASKHKKCVELGMHSEVIRLPGTATEEELLAVIDRLNADPLNHGILVQLPVPKHIDSDKVLERIRPDKDVDGFHPVNVGNLSIGKEHLVPCTPYGVIKMLEMAGIPVEGKSAVVIGRSNIVGKPMAALLLSRSATVTVTHSRTRDLAAVCAQADLLVAAIGKPEFVTGDMVKPGAVVIDVGINRLGDGKLVGDVDFKSVSEVAGWITPVPGGVGPLTIAMLMYNTLRAAELQLRN, encoded by the coding sequence ATGGCAGCCAAGATCCTCGACGGGAAAGCAATTGCAGCACAGCTCGGCGAGCAGGTGCGGGAGCGGGTCCAGGCCTTCCGGGCCGAGTTCGGGGTGACCCCCATGCTGACCGTGGTGATCGTGGGTGAGGACCCCGCCTCCAAGGTCTACGTGGCCAGCAAGCACAAGAAGTGTGTCGAACTGGGCATGCATTCCGAGGTGATCCGCCTGCCTGGCACCGCCACCGAGGAGGAACTCCTGGCGGTCATCGACCGCCTCAACGCCGACCCCCTCAATCACGGCATCCTGGTCCAGCTCCCCGTACCGAAGCACATCGACTCCGACAAGGTGCTGGAGCGCATCCGTCCCGACAAGGATGTGGACGGCTTCCACCCGGTGAACGTGGGCAACCTCTCCATTGGCAAGGAGCACTTGGTGCCCTGCACCCCCTATGGGGTCATCAAGATGCTGGAGATGGCCGGCATCCCCGTCGAGGGCAAGAGCGCCGTGGTCATCGGCCGCAGCAACATCGTGGGCAAGCCCATGGCCGCCCTCCTGCTCTCCCGCAGCGCCACCGTCACCGTAACCCACTCTCGGACCCGGGACCTGGCCGCCGTCTGTGCCCAGGCTGATCTCCTGGTGGCTGCCATCGGGAAGCCCGAGTTCGTCACTGGCGATATGGTCAAACCCGGCGCTGTGGTCATCGATGTGGGGATCAACCGCCTCGGAGATGGCAAGCTCGTGGGCGATGTCGACTTCAAGAGCGTTTCGGAGGTGGCCGGCTGGATCACCCCCGTCCCCGGTGGCGTGGGTCCCCTCACCATCGCCATGCTGATGTACAACACCTTGCGGGCTGCCGAGCTGCAGCTCCGGAACTAG